One Candidatus Methylomirabilota bacterium genomic window, AAGATCGTCCTGCAGGAGCCGATCAAGGCGCTTGGCAGCTACACCGTTCCCATCCGCCTGCACCCAGAGGTTGTCGGCGAGCTTCGGCTGACAGTCGAGCGCGAAGAGGGCTGAGTCGGTGGCTCAACGCGTGATGCGGGAGTCGACCCTGGACCGGCGAGAGGCGGCCGCAGAGCGGGTTCCGCCGCAGAATCTGGAGGCCGAATTGTCGGTCCTCGGGGCGGTCCTGCAGAGCAACGAGGCCTTTCTGAAGTGCCTCGAGCTGCTGCGGCCGGAGCAGTTCTACCGGGACGCGCATCGGAAGATCTTTGCCGCCGCCACCGGACTGTTCGGGCGGGGTGAACCGGTCGATCTGATCACGATCACGAACGAGTTGCGTCGTCGAGGCGAACTCGACGAGGTGGGCTCGTCGGCGTTCCTCGCCTCATTAGTGGATGCCGTGCCCACAGGCGCGAACGTGGCCTACCACGCGAGGATCGTCCGCGACAAGGCGCTCATGCGCCAGTTGATCGCGGTTGCCACCGACATTGTGGGACTCGGTTTTGCCGATCAGGAGGAGGCGGATCAGGTGCTCGAGCGGGCCGAGCAGCAGATCTTCGAGCTGTCGGAGGATCGGGTGCGGCGCGCCTTCCTGCCCCTCAAATCGATCTTGAAGGACACCTTTGAACAGGTGGAGAAGCTGTTCGATCGCCGGACGCAGGTCACCGGGGTGCCTACGGGGTTTGAGGATCTTGACCAGAAAACCGCCGGCCTGCAGCCGTCGGAACTGATCATCATCGCCGGCCGCCCCTCGATGGGCAAGACCAGTTTCGCCCTCAACATCGCGCGAAACGCCGCCATCGACGAACAGATTCCGGTCGGCATCTTCAGTCTAGAGATGTCGAAAGAGCAGGTCGTCCAGCGACTGCTCTCCGCCGAGGCTGAGGTCGATTCCAATCGGATCAGAACAGGGTGGCTGCGGGAGAGCGACTGGCCGAAGCTGACCAATGCGGCCGGCCACCTGTCAGAGGCGCCCATCTATATTGACGACTCGGCGGCCCTGTCGGTCATCGAGCTGCGCGCCAAGGCGCGGCGACTGAAGGCCGAACAGAATATCGGGATGGTGGTGATCGACTATCTCCAGCTTATCTCGGGTCGCTCACGGTCCGAGAATCGTCAGCAGGAGGTGTCGGAGATCTGCCGGGCCCTGAAGGCGATGGCGAAGGAGCTGAAGGTCCCGGTGGTGGCGCTGTCGCAGCTCGCACGGCGGACCGAAGAGCGGGAGCGCCCCCAGCTTTCGGACCTGCGAGAATCGGGTGCCATCGAGCAGGATTCGGATGTCGTGGTCTTCCTGTACCGGCCGGGCTACTATCAGGCCAGGAAGGCCGGGGCCCCGGATCCGGAACGGGATACCAAGACCGAGATCATCATCGCCAAGCAACGCAACGGCCCGACCGGAACGGTTGAGTTGGCCTTCCTGCGGGAATATGTGAAGTTCGGCTCGCTTGACCTTATCCACCACGAGCCTGATGAGACCGAGGAGATGTGACGCGCGTATGGTTCGGCGTTCAACATGCAATGTTGAACGGTGAACGGTGTTCGACGTGCGGCTGCGGGTAGCGAGGCGCAATGGCCAAGACCCAGAGCCATTACCTCTGTCAGAGCTGCGGGTACCAGACGGCCCGCTGGATGGGCCGTTGCCCCGATTGCGGGGAGTGGTCAAGCCTGTTAGAGGAGCGTACCACGGTCGAGCGGCGCGGCGGTTCTCGTGACGGGGCCTCATCGGCGCCGCATCGGGCGACGCCGATTACCGCCGTAGACGGCATGGCGCGTGACCGGATGAGCACCGGCCTGACCGAGCTGGATCGTGTGCTGGGGGGCGGAATCGTTCCCGGCTCGTTTGTACTCGTGAGCGGCGATCCCGGGATCGGCAAGTCGACCCTGCTCCTTCAGGCGTCGATGCAGATCGCTCAGCGGGATGGGGTGGTCCTCTACGTCTCCGGCGAGGAATCGCCTCAGCAAACCCGGTCCAGGGCGAGCCGATTGGGTCCGCTTTCCGATCGGCTGTTGCTTCTTGCTGAGACCTCCCTCCACACGATTGTCGACCAGGCCGACCGTATTCGGCCGACCATCCTGGTTATCGATTCTATTCAGACTATCGTCTCTGATGACCTGGAATCCCCTGCCGGCAGTCTCAGTCAGGTTCGCGAAGCGGCCGTTCGGCTGATGACGCTGGCAAAGGAGAAGGGGATCAGTACCGTGATCATCGGCCATATCACGAAGGAGGGGGCCATTGCGGGCCCGAAGGCGATGGAGCACCTGGTCGATGCCGTCGTGTTCATCGAAGGGGAGGGACACCAGATTCACCGACTGTTGCGGACGGTCAAGAACCGATTTGGCCCAACGCCGGAGATCGGCGTACTCGAAATGACGGCGTCCGGTCTACGGGAACTCGCCAATCCGTCGGAGCTCTTTCTTGCGCAGCGCCCGTCGGGGGCGCCCGGCTCGGTTGTGATTCCGACCCTGGAGGGGAGCCGACCGTTGCTTGTGGAACTGCAGGCGCTGGTGGCCGCTCCAGGCGCGCCGATCGCCAGACGGGTATTCAATGGCGTCGACGGCAACCGGGGCATTCTGCTGCTGGCGGTCCTGGAAAAGCGGCTGGGTCTTGCACTCAGCGCGTGCGATGTCTATGTCAACGTAGTGGGGGGTGTCAGGGTCGGCGAGACCGCCGCCGATCTCGGGATCGCCGCGGCCGTCCTCTCAAGCGCGAGGAACCTGCCGCTCGATCCGGGACTCTGCGTGTTCGGTGAGATCGGGCTGGCCGGTGAGATTCGGGCTGTACCAATGGCCGAGCGACGGCTCGATGAGGCCGCCCGGCTCGGATTGTCGTATTGCCTGATGCCCCGGCACAACCTGAGCCGGACCATGCCCGACTGCGCCACGTTACGGGTGAGCGGGCTGGGCACGCTGGAGGAGTTGACCGAGCATTTGGCGACACGACACACAGGATAGAAGCACAATCAACTACAGAACGGGTAAATTGCCATTGTCACTATCAGTCTGCCTGTTGTATCACAACGTCACACATATGTTTACCATCGTCGATCGTGATAGACGATAGCGAGTTATAAGAACCTATTACTGTTTTCGCGGGAATATTTTGACTGGACCGGATATCCCTGCTAAAATTCAGTGTTAAGAATGTACCGTACCGGGACAAAAGTGGTCTATCCGACCCACGGTGTCGGATGGATCGAGGCCATCGAAAAGAAAGAGGTCGGGGGCGGACTGCAGCGTTTCTACATCGTTCGGATCATTGGGAACGGTATGACCATACTGGTTCCTACAAAGAACGCAAAACGTGTCGGCCTTCGAGAGGTCATCGAACCGTCGGAGATTCCGAAGGTGCTGGCTATCTTGCAGAAGAACGATCTGGAAATCAGCTCTAACTGGAATCGAAGGTTCAAGGATAATCTGGAACGAATCAGGACCGGATCGGTCTTTGAGGTTGCGTTGGTTTTGCGGAAGCTAATCCTGCTCCAGAGGGACCGGAGTCTGTCGTTCGGCGAGAAGACGATGCTCGAGAATGTCCGAAGGCTGATCGTCAGCGAGATCTCGCACGCCTCCGGGATCGATCAGGAGACGGCACGAGCGCTTGTCGAACAGGCGGTAACCAACCACAGCTAACGACCATAGAAATGGTCATCGACACGTATGAGAGGGGGTGATCGATTTGAACGATTACAACTATCGCGTTGGTCTTCCAATGATCGTCGGAGGGGCGGCAATCGGCTTCTATCTCGCCTCGCGGGCTGCCGTAGAGCCGTATCAGTGGTTGCTCAGTATAGCCGGCCTCCTATTAGGGGCCTCCTGCGGCATCATTGTGATGGTCCTGCAGCGCAAGTTTCGTCAAATGTCTTTACAGGTCATCGTCAGCGGTATTATCGGATTTGCCCTGGGTCTTGGTCTGGCTGAACTCTTCTTCAATGCTATTTCCGGATTTCTGCACTTTCTTCCCCCGTATATCGCTGAGACGATGCACACTATCATTACTATCGGGGCGGCGTACCTGGGGGCGGTCATCGCCATCGAGAAAAGCCCGGGGTTCAGCGTATCGGGCGTGGTTCGGGCGTTCAGAGAAAAGCCGCGCGGTAAGGCCACGAAGATCCTCGACACCTCGGTCATCATCGACGGCCGGATTGCCGATATCTGTGAGACCGGTTTTGTGGAGGGAACGCTCGTCGTGCCCCAATTTGTCTTGCGGGAGTTGCAGCAGGTCGCCGATTCATCCGACCCGCTGAAACGTAACCGCGGTCGTCGAGGATTGGATATTCTGCAGAAAATCCAGAAAAAGGTGGACGTCCATGTCGAGATCAGTGATATGGATTTTCCGGATATCCGCGAGGTGGACGCGAAGTTGGTCGCACTGGCCAAGGCGCTCAACGCCAAGGTGGTCACCAACGATTTTAATCTGAATAAGGTCGCCGGTCTGCACGGGATCGGTGTGTTGAACATCAATGAGCTCACGAATGCGCTGCGACCCGTCGTCCTGCCTGGTGAAGAGATGCAGGTCCACGTCCTGAAAGAGGGGAAGGAGTACAATCAGGGAATTGCCTACCTTGATGACGGCACAATGGTCGTGGTCGACAGCGGTCGTCGATATATCGGCCAGACGGTCGATGTGCGCGTCACCACGGTGCTGCCGACGACGGCCGGACGCATGATCTTCTCACGTCTGAAGGAAGAGGCCGAAGCCGCGTAAAGACAGGGTATAGGGGATAGGGGTTAGGGTAGAGGGAACAACCTTAGGATCTGCCCCCAACCCCCAACCCCCAACCCCCAACCTCTATGCATGTCACTGCCATTGTGCCCGCCGGGGGGGCGGGACTTCGATTCGGGGGGGCGGTCAGGAAACAGTTCATTGCGCTGAACGGCCTGCCCATACTCAGCCACACATTGCGGTCGCTGGCAGCATCCGATGTGCTTGCGGCTATGATCGTTGTCGTTCCGGCCGGAGAAGAGTCGAGGGGTCGGGAGGCGCTGGCGCTGGCCGGGATCGACCTGGAGACGGAGGTCGTGCAGGGAGGACAGACGCGGCAGGATTCGGTCTATAACGGTCTACAGCGGGCGAAGGCGACGACGGATCTGGTACTGGTCCACGACGGCGTTCGCCCTTTCGTTTCGCGCGAGGTCGTGCTGTCCGCCGTCGAGGCTGCGAAGGAAACGGGTGCGGCGGTAGCGGCTGTGCCGGTTGTCGATACGATCAAACGGGTCGATCTCGACGGGGTGGTGATCGAGACGCTGCCGAGGGGGCAGCTCTGGTCGATCCAGACCCCACAGGTCTTCCGATACGAGCTCCTGATGCGGGCTCATCGAGCCGGTCGAGAACAGGGTGCCGCAGCCACCGACGATGCCGCGCTGGTGGAGCGGGTCGGGGGGCGAGTCAGAGTTGTCAGGGGAAGTTACGAGAACCTCAAGATTACCGGTGAAGAGGATATGCCGCTGGCCGATCTGATTCTCAGACGACGGATGATCCAATGACGGTCGGCCTCGGGTTTGATACGCACCCGCTGGTAGCCGGTCGGCGCCTGATCCTCGGCGGGGTGGAGATCCCCTTCGACAAAGGGCTCGAGGGCCATTCGGACGCGGATGCGCTGGCCCATGCGGTGATCGACGCCCTGCTGGGCGCGGCGTGCGCCGGCGATATCGGTTCATGCTTCGGGACGAACGACCCTCGATATAAGGATGTATCCAGCCTGTTGCTCCTCAGGGAGGCCTTCCAACGGGTGAAGGCGCTCGGCTATCTGGTCAATCACATCGATGCCACCATCATCGCAGAGGCGCCAAGGCTTGCCTCATTCATCACACAGATGCGGGTGAACCTTGCGGTCAGCGTAGATGCCCCTGTTGAGCGCGTCAGTGTCAAGGCGACGACCGCCAATCGGGTGGGGACGCTCGGGGCAGGCGAGGGTATTGCCGCGCTTGCCGTGGCATCGCTGCAGCGCCTCGAATAGCTTGGAGGATCGCGAAACAGTCGCATGGCGTTGACGATCTACAATACCTTACGGCAGAAAAAAGAGGTCTTTGATCCGTGTATGCCCGGCACCGTACGGATGTACGCCTGTGGTCCGACCGTCTACGACCGCGCCCATATCGGCCACGCGCGCGCGGCGCTGACCTTCGATGTGGTCTGGCGCTACCTGGAGTACCGGGGCTATCGTGTGGTGTACGTACGCAACTATACGGATGTGGATGATAAGATCATCCGGCGGGCTGCGGAGTTGGGACGGTCGCGCGAATCGTTAGTGGAGGAGCAGATCGAGGCCTACCGCCGGGATATGAGGGCGCTTGGTCTCCGAACGCCCACAGAAGAGCCGAGGGCGACGCGCCATATCGCGGAAATGATCGCGCTCATACAGGCCTTGATGGCGAAGGGGATCGCCTATACGGTCGATGGCGACGTCTATTTCGAGGTCAGACGCTCGCCCGATTACGGGAAGCTTTCCCATCGGGGTCTCGACGAATTGCGGG contains:
- a CDS encoding CarD family transcriptional regulator; translation: MYRTGTKVVYPTHGVGWIEAIEKKEVGGGLQRFYIVRIIGNGMTILVPTKNAKRVGLREVIEPSEIPKVLAILQKNDLEISSNWNRRFKDNLERIRTGSVFEVALVLRKLILLQRDRSLSFGEKTMLENVRRLIVSEISHASGIDQETARALVEQAVTNHS
- a CDS encoding replicative DNA helicase — encoded protein: MRESTLDRREAAAERVPPQNLEAELSVLGAVLQSNEAFLKCLELLRPEQFYRDAHRKIFAAATGLFGRGEPVDLITITNELRRRGELDEVGSSAFLASLVDAVPTGANVAYHARIVRDKALMRQLIAVATDIVGLGFADQEEADQVLERAEQQIFELSEDRVRRAFLPLKSILKDTFEQVEKLFDRRTQVTGVPTGFEDLDQKTAGLQPSELIIIAGRPSMGKTSFALNIARNAAIDEQIPVGIFSLEMSKEQVVQRLLSAEAEVDSNRIRTGWLRESDWPKLTNAAGHLSEAPIYIDDSAALSVIELRAKARRLKAEQNIGMVVIDYLQLISGRSRSENRQQEVSEICRALKAMAKELKVPVVALSQLARRTEERERPQLSDLRESGAIEQDSDVVVFLYRPGYYQARKAGAPDPERDTKTEIIIAKQRNGPTGTVELAFLREYVKFGSLDLIHHEPDETEEM
- a CDS encoding PIN domain nuclease, encoding MNDYNYRVGLPMIVGGAAIGFYLASRAAVEPYQWLLSIAGLLLGASCGIIVMVLQRKFRQMSLQVIVSGIIGFALGLGLAELFFNAISGFLHFLPPYIAETMHTIITIGAAYLGAVIAIEKSPGFSVSGVVRAFREKPRGKATKILDTSVIIDGRIADICETGFVEGTLVVPQFVLRELQQVADSSDPLKRNRGRRGLDILQKIQKKVDVHVEISDMDFPDIREVDAKLVALAKALNAKVVTNDFNLNKVAGLHGIGVLNINELTNALRPVVLPGEEMQVHVLKEGKEYNQGIAYLDDGTMVVVDSGRRYIGQTVDVRVTTVLPTTAGRMIFSRLKEEAEAA
- a CDS encoding 2-C-methyl-D-erythritol 2,4-cyclodiphosphate synthase, translated to MTVGLGFDTHPLVAGRRLILGGVEIPFDKGLEGHSDADALAHAVIDALLGAACAGDIGSCFGTNDPRYKDVSSLLLLREAFQRVKALGYLVNHIDATIIAEAPRLASFITQMRVNLAVSVDAPVERVSVKATTANRVGTLGAGEGIAALAVASLQRLE
- a CDS encoding DNA repair protein RadA; this translates as MAKTQSHYLCQSCGYQTARWMGRCPDCGEWSSLLEERTTVERRGGSRDGASSAPHRATPITAVDGMARDRMSTGLTELDRVLGGGIVPGSFVLVSGDPGIGKSTLLLQASMQIAQRDGVVLYVSGEESPQQTRSRASRLGPLSDRLLLLAETSLHTIVDQADRIRPTILVIDSIQTIVSDDLESPAGSLSQVREAAVRLMTLAKEKGISTVIIGHITKEGAIAGPKAMEHLVDAVVFIEGEGHQIHRLLRTVKNRFGPTPEIGVLEMTASGLRELANPSELFLAQRPSGAPGSVVIPTLEGSRPLLVELQALVAAPGAPIARRVFNGVDGNRGILLLAVLEKRLGLALSACDVYVNVVGGVRVGETAADLGIAAAVLSSARNLPLDPGLCVFGEIGLAGEIRAVPMAERRLDEAARLGLSYCLMPRHNLSRTMPDCATLRVSGLGTLEELTEHLATRHTG
- the ispD gene encoding 2-C-methyl-D-erythritol 4-phosphate cytidylyltransferase; amino-acid sequence: MHVTAIVPAGGAGLRFGGAVRKQFIALNGLPILSHTLRSLAASDVLAAMIVVVPAGEESRGREALALAGIDLETEVVQGGQTRQDSVYNGLQRAKATTDLVLVHDGVRPFVSREVVLSAVEAAKETGAAVAAVPVVDTIKRVDLDGVVIETLPRGQLWSIQTPQVFRYELLMRAHRAGREQGAAATDDAALVERVGGRVRVVRGSYENLKITGEEDMPLADLILRRRMIQ